A window of the Acidovorax sp. YS12 genome harbors these coding sequences:
- the panB gene encoding 3-methyl-2-oxobutanoate hydroxymethyltransferase — MTSPAATPGTPYGTLPPASPLPQRRPISLPRLAQMRAAGEKIAMLTAYDATFAAVADAAGVECILVGDSLGMVCQGLPSTVGVSLETMAYHTASVARGLHRVQGTAWLVADLPYGSYHESPEQALRSACQLMQAGAHMVKLEGGGWTAPTVRFLVERGIPVCAHLGLTPQTVHALGGYRVQAKDDVAAAELRRHALELQAAGASMLVLEMVPALLAGTLTAELAHCHTIGIGAGSGTAGQVLVLHDMLGMNLGKMPRFVHNFMQDAGSVKGAMQAYVQAVKNGSFPDNQLHAW, encoded by the coding sequence ATGACCAGCCCCGCCGCCACCCCGGGCACGCCCTACGGCACCCTGCCCCCCGCCTCGCCGCTACCCCAGCGCCGCCCCATCAGCCTGCCGCGCCTGGCGCAGATGCGCGCGGCGGGCGAGAAGATCGCCATGCTCACCGCCTACGACGCCACCTTCGCCGCCGTGGCCGACGCGGCGGGCGTGGAGTGCATCCTGGTGGGCGACTCGCTCGGCATGGTCTGCCAGGGCCTGCCCAGCACCGTGGGCGTGTCGCTGGAGACCATGGCCTACCACACCGCCAGCGTGGCGCGCGGCCTGCACCGCGTGCAGGGCACGGCCTGGCTGGTGGCCGACCTGCCCTACGGCAGCTACCACGAGTCGCCCGAGCAGGCGCTGCGCAGCGCCTGCCAGCTCATGCAGGCCGGCGCGCACATGGTCAAGCTCGAAGGCGGCGGCTGGACCGCGCCCACCGTGCGCTTCCTGGTCGAGCGCGGCATTCCCGTATGCGCCCACCTGGGCCTGACGCCGCAGACCGTGCACGCCCTGGGCGGCTACCGCGTGCAGGCCAAGGACGACGTGGCCGCCGCCGAACTGCGCCGCCACGCGCTGGAGCTGCAGGCCGCCGGCGCCAGCATGCTGGTGCTGGAGATGGTGCCCGCGCTGCTGGCCGGCACGCTCACGGCCGAGCTGGCGCACTGCCACACCATCGGCATCGGCGCGGGCAGCGGCACCGCCGGGCAGGTGCTGGTGCTGCACGACATGCTGGGCATGAACCTGGGCAAAATGCCGCGCTTCGTGCACAACTTCATGCAGGACGCGGGCAGCGTCAAGGGTGCCATGCAGGCCTACGTGCAGGCCGTGAAGAACGGCAGCTTTCCCGACAACCAGCTCCACGCCTGGTGA
- a CDS encoding FAD-binding protein, producing MTHPLDSLRARRALLRAGAGAALGTALLPGLARAQAASKASAPAPSTAPAAAPQTPPARWQNWSGLQQCQPRRRFVPADEAELAQAVRDAPAGTALRCVGAGHSFVPLVPTDQWLVSLDRLSGVARGPAEGTALVQGGTRLAVASRQLDALGLALPNLPDIDVQSYAGAISTGTHGTGRELPALHAEVQALRLVTARGDVLECSAAKNPALLAAARVSLGSLGVITQAQVRVVPAYDLHRRVWLEPAMQLLERAPELARKHRNFEFYYLPFTGYAAGITHDVDTSGTVLTAQAADEDILRDLRRLRDWLGFSPALRRKVAGWLIDPHQTEDARNRAWRLLATQRPTRFNESEYHVPAEAGVACVKEVIAALEKRNEVFFPLEFRYVAADDAWLSPFHQRASCSIAVHAAADEAHGYLLSEIGPIFRRHGGRPHWGKLHDQGAAELAALYPRFKDFLALRQELDPQGRFLNPHLRQLFGVAA from the coding sequence ATGACCCACCCTCTCGATTCCCTGCGTGCGCGCCGCGCGCTGCTGCGCGCAGGCGCTGGCGCCGCCCTGGGCACAGCCCTGCTGCCCGGCCTGGCACGCGCCCAGGCGGCTTCCAAGGCGTCCGCACCCGCCCCCTCCACTGCGCCAGCCGCCGCGCCGCAGACTCCGCCCGCGCGCTGGCAGAACTGGTCGGGCCTGCAGCAATGCCAGCCCCGGCGCCGCTTCGTGCCCGCCGATGAGGCCGAACTGGCCCAGGCCGTGCGCGACGCGCCCGCCGGCACCGCGCTGCGCTGCGTGGGCGCGGGCCACTCGTTCGTGCCGCTGGTGCCGACCGACCAGTGGCTGGTGTCGCTCGACCGCCTCTCGGGCGTGGCGCGCGGGCCCGCAGAGGGCACGGCCCTGGTCCAGGGCGGCACGCGCCTGGCCGTGGCCTCGCGCCAGCTCGACGCGCTGGGCCTGGCGCTGCCCAACCTGCCCGACATCGACGTGCAGAGCTACGCCGGGGCCATCAGCACCGGCACGCACGGCACGGGGCGCGAGCTGCCCGCGCTGCACGCCGAGGTGCAGGCGCTGCGCCTGGTCACGGCGCGCGGCGATGTCCTCGAATGCAGCGCGGCGAAGAACCCCGCGCTGCTGGCGGCGGCGCGCGTGTCGCTGGGCAGCCTGGGCGTCATCACCCAGGCCCAGGTGCGCGTGGTGCCGGCCTACGACCTGCACCGCCGCGTGTGGCTGGAGCCCGCCATGCAACTGCTGGAGCGCGCGCCCGAGCTGGCGCGCAAGCACCGCAACTTCGAGTTCTACTACCTGCCTTTCACCGGCTACGCGGCGGGCATTACGCACGACGTGGACACCAGCGGCACGGTGCTCACCGCCCAGGCGGCGGACGAGGACATCCTGCGCGACCTGCGCCGCCTGCGCGACTGGCTGGGCTTCTCGCCCGCGCTACGGCGCAAGGTGGCGGGCTGGCTGATCGACCCGCACCAAACCGAGGACGCGCGCAACCGCGCCTGGCGCCTGCTGGCCACGCAGCGGCCCACGCGCTTCAACGAGTCCGAATACCACGTGCCCGCCGAGGCGGGCGTAGCCTGCGTGAAGGAGGTCATCGCCGCGCTGGAAAAGCGCAACGAGGTCTTCTTCCCGCTCGAATTCCGCTACGTCGCCGCCGACGACGCCTGGCTCAGCCCCTTCCACCAGCGCGCGAGCTGCTCCATTGCCGTGCACGCGGCGGCGGACGAGGCGCACGGTTACCTGCTCAGCGAGATCGGCCCCATCTTCCGCCGCCACGGCGGCCGCCCGCACTGGGGCAAGCTGCACGATCAGGGCGCGGCGGAGCTGGCCGCGCTGTACCCGCGCTTCAAGGACTTCCTGGCGCTGCGCCAGGAGCTGGATCCGCAGGGGCGCTTTCTGAATCCGCACCTGCGCCAACTGTTCGGGGTGGCGGCATGA
- a CDS encoding cytochrome c5 family protein: MFPAVPLPVFPARRCALALLALALAACGAPETPGAAEEARAAQMRPHDAALAEKYERSCMVCHAQSAAQAPLTGFAPAWQPRLKQGMDTLVRHAEQGLGGMPPRGQCADCTADELRALIQFMAS; this comes from the coding sequence ATGTTCCCTGCTGTTCCACTCCCTGTGTTCCCTGCGCGCCGCTGCGCGCTCGCCTTGCTGGCCCTGGCGCTGGCCGCCTGCGGCGCGCCCGAAACCCCTGGCGCCGCCGAGGAGGCCCGTGCCGCGCAGATGCGTCCGCACGATGCGGCCCTGGCCGAGAAGTACGAGCGCTCGTGCATGGTCTGCCACGCGCAGAGCGCGGCCCAGGCGCCGCTGACGGGCTTCGCGCCCGCCTGGCAGCCGCGTCTGAAGCAGGGCATGGACACCCTGGTGCGCCATGCCGAACAGGGCCTGGGCGGCATGCCGCCGCGCGGCCAGTGCGCCGACTGCACGGCAGATGAACTGCGCGCGCTGATCCAGTTCATGGCCTCGTGA
- a CDS encoding TetR/AcrR family transcriptional regulator, with amino-acid sequence MTRPPPPAPDKAPPAAPRARRRDKELQARRRDLLAAARKLLRKGGAQAVTMRTVADLVGVSTTVVYALFPDKAALIAQAVDDDLKRFSRHLQQALAQASDARDALRQVARAYAAFGVAHPQAYRLMFMEARPASPVEDSSIEFGNPSEDAYALARTLADGLLREAGGPPPVQADIDTTAQLVWEALHGVTSLRITLGDDPWFARLPLEQHIDRMVDIFAAGVQGRSR; translated from the coding sequence ATGACACGACCTCCCCCGCCCGCGCCGGACAAGGCCCCTCCCGCCGCGCCGCGCGCGCGCCGCCGCGACAAGGAACTGCAGGCGCGCCGGCGCGACCTGCTGGCCGCCGCGCGCAAGCTGCTGCGCAAGGGCGGCGCGCAGGCGGTGACGATGCGCACCGTGGCCGATCTGGTGGGGGTCTCCACCACGGTGGTGTACGCGCTCTTTCCCGACAAGGCGGCGCTGATCGCGCAGGCCGTGGACGACGACCTCAAGCGCTTCTCGCGCCACCTGCAGCAGGCGCTGGCGCAGGCCAGCGACGCGCGCGACGCGCTGCGCCAGGTGGCGCGCGCGTACGCTGCCTTCGGCGTGGCGCACCCGCAGGCCTACCGGCTGATGTTCATGGAAGCCCGGCCCGCCTCGCCGGTGGAGGATTCATCGATCGAATTCGGCAACCCGAGCGAGGACGCCTACGCCCTGGCGCGCACGCTGGCCGATGGCCTGCTGCGCGAGGCGGGCGGCCCGCCGCCCGTGCAGGCCGACATCGACACCACGGCCCAACTGGTGTGGGAGGCGCTGCACGGCGTGACCTCGCTGCGCATCACGCTGGGCGACGACCCGTGGTTCGCGCGCCTGCCGCTGGAGCAGCACATCGACCGCATGGTAGACATCTTCGCGGCGGGGGTGCAGGGCCGCAGCCGTTGA
- a CDS encoding pantoate--beta-alanine ligase gives MQIVHTITDLRAALAAHPGAGHPAFVPTMGNLHDGHLALVRQAKPLGRVMVASIFVNRLQFLPHEDFDSYPRTLQADADKLRAAGCDVLFAPSEKDLYPQPQTFKVQPDPQLADLLEGHFRPGFFTGVCTVVMKLLACVFSGGPGTAVFGRKDYQQLLVIRRMVEQFALPIDIVAGDTCRAADGLALSSRNGYLGDTERVQAVQLSQALRALADAALQPGASLPALEAQALERLRAQGWQPDYLTVRQRADLQPPAGAAQPGQLVALGAARLGGTRLIDNLEF, from the coding sequence ATGCAAATCGTCCACACCATCACCGACCTGCGCGCCGCCCTGGCCGCCCACCCTGGCGCGGGCCACCCCGCCTTCGTGCCCACCATGGGCAACCTGCACGACGGCCACCTGGCCCTGGTGCGCCAGGCCAAGCCGCTGGGCCGCGTCATGGTGGCCAGCATCTTCGTCAACCGGCTGCAGTTCCTGCCGCACGAGGACTTCGACAGCTACCCGCGCACCCTGCAGGCCGACGCCGACAAGCTGCGCGCCGCGGGCTGCGACGTGCTGTTCGCGCCGTCGGAAAAAGACCTGTACCCGCAGCCGCAGACCTTCAAGGTGCAGCCCGACCCGCAACTGGCCGACCTGCTGGAGGGGCACTTCCGCCCCGGCTTCTTCACCGGCGTGTGCACCGTGGTGATGAAGCTGCTGGCCTGCGTGTTCAGCGGCGGCCCGGGCACGGCCGTGTTCGGGCGCAAGGACTACCAGCAGCTGCTGGTGATCCGCCGCATGGTGGAGCAGTTCGCGCTGCCCATCGACATCGTGGCCGGCGACACCTGCCGCGCCGCCGACGGCCTGGCGCTGAGTTCGCGCAACGGCTACCTGGGCGACACCGAGCGCGTCCAGGCCGTGCAGCTGAGCCAGGCGCTGCGCGCGCTGGCCGACGCGGCGCTGCAACCCGGCGCCAGCCTGCCCGCGCTGGAGGCCCAGGCCCTGGAGCGCCTGCGCGCGCAGGGCTGGCAGCCCGACTACCTCACCGTGCGCCAGCGCGCCGACCTGCAACCGCCCGCCGGGGCCGCGCAGCCGGGCCAGCTCGTGGCGCTGGGCGCGGCGCGGCTGGGGGGGACGCGGCTGATCGACAACCTGGAGTTTTGA
- a CDS encoding cupin domain-containing protein: MPRLSSPPTATLALLLACAAALGGCATAPAPQAQDVTTINGQPVPGRMARLVDAATMLDTIDVNGQRIVVEKGVRKAGTRVGIHVHEYGGHTCVLTGEITGFMEGHAPHKWPAGTCYYMPPNVLMAAANLGSEDVVLIDTFILPPGKPTITIREPGFPAR; this comes from the coding sequence ATGCCGCGCCTTTCCTCCCCTCCGACCGCCACCCTGGCCCTGCTGCTGGCCTGCGCTGCCGCGCTGGGCGGCTGCGCCACGGCCCCCGCGCCGCAGGCGCAGGACGTCACCACCATCAACGGCCAGCCCGTGCCGGGCCGCATGGCGCGGCTGGTGGACGCGGCGACCATGCTCGACACCATCGACGTCAACGGCCAGCGCATCGTGGTGGAAAAAGGCGTCCGCAAGGCCGGCACGCGCGTCGGCATCCACGTGCATGAATACGGCGGCCATACCTGCGTGCTCACGGGCGAAATCACCGGCTTCATGGAAGGCCATGCGCCGCACAAGTGGCCCGCGGGCACGTGCTACTACATGCCGCCGAACGTGCTCATGGCCGCGGCCAACCTGGGCAGCGAGGACGTGGTGCTCATCGACACCTTCATCCTCCCGCCGGGCAAGCCCACCATCACCATCCGCGAGCCCGGTTTCCCGGCGCGCTGA
- a CDS encoding coniferyl aldehyde dehydrogenase: MNANTHDIHDIHGTLVPLFETLRAASRAQPAWDWPARARRLRALRALLLRERDAICAAIAADFGQRPRQETELAELFPVISGIDHALAHGPRWMRPRRRATGLWLKPGRSRLLPQPLGVVGIVAPWNYPLMLSAGPLTGALAAGNRALLKTSEHAPAFGALLARLLAETFPADEVRVVGGDAEAAQAFVALPFDHLVFTGSTAVGHAVMRAASAHLTPLTLELGGKSPVVIGPGADLAHAAERVLVGKLLNAGQTCIAPDYVLLPAGQEAAFARAAQAVARRLYPDLAHNRDYTRIINARQYLRLADWLAEAEAAGVQALPLADAPDDPGLRRMTPRILLNPAPALAVMQHEIFGPLLPVLGYRSLDEAIDFINARPRPLALYVFERGQAAIDQVLARTRSGGVTLNDTLLHVAQDDLPFGGVGASGMGAYHGEDGFRSFSHYRPVFAQSRLAGIGLMKPPYGAAFDRLMRWMVR, from the coding sequence ATGAACGCCAATACCCACGACATCCACGACATCCACGGCACCCTCGTGCCGCTGTTCGAGACCCTGCGCGCCGCCAGCCGCGCCCAGCCCGCATGGGACTGGCCCGCACGCGCCCGGCGCCTGCGCGCGCTGCGCGCCCTGCTGCTGCGCGAGCGTGACGCGATCTGCGCGGCCATCGCCGCCGACTTCGGCCAGCGCCCGCGCCAGGAGACCGAGCTGGCCGAGCTGTTCCCCGTGATCTCGGGCATCGACCACGCACTGGCCCACGGCCCGCGCTGGATGCGCCCGCGCCGCCGCGCCACCGGCCTGTGGCTGAAGCCCGGGCGCAGCCGCCTGCTGCCGCAGCCGCTGGGCGTGGTCGGCATCGTCGCGCCGTGGAACTACCCGCTCATGCTCAGCGCGGGGCCGCTGACCGGCGCGCTGGCGGCGGGCAACCGCGCGCTGCTCAAGACGTCAGAGCACGCGCCCGCCTTCGGCGCGCTGCTGGCGCGGCTGCTGGCCGAAACCTTCCCCGCCGACGAGGTGCGCGTGGTCGGGGGCGACGCCGAAGCCGCCCAGGCGTTCGTCGCGCTGCCCTTCGACCACCTGGTCTTCACCGGCTCCACCGCCGTGGGCCACGCGGTCATGCGCGCGGCCAGCGCCCACCTCACGCCGCTGACGCTGGAGCTGGGCGGCAAATCGCCCGTGGTCATCGGCCCCGGCGCGGACCTGGCGCACGCCGCCGAGCGCGTGCTGGTGGGCAAGCTGCTCAACGCCGGGCAAACCTGCATCGCGCCCGACTACGTGCTGCTGCCCGCCGGGCAGGAGGCCGCCTTCGCGCGCGCCGCCCAGGCCGTGGCCCGGCGCCTGTACCCGGACCTGGCGCACAACCGCGACTACACCCGCATCATCAACGCGCGCCAGTACCTGCGCCTGGCCGACTGGCTGGCCGAGGCCGAGGCGGCGGGCGTGCAGGCGCTGCCCCTGGCCGACGCGCCGGACGACCCCGGCCTGCGCCGCATGACGCCGCGCATCCTGCTCAACCCCGCGCCAGCGCTGGCGGTGATGCAGCACGAAATCTTCGGCCCGCTGCTGCCCGTGCTGGGCTACCGCAGCCTGGACGAAGCGATCGACTTCATCAACGCCCGCCCGCGTCCCCTGGCGCTGTACGTGTTCGAGCGCGGCCAGGCCGCCATCGACCAGGTGCTGGCGCGCACGCGCAGCGGCGGCGTGACGCTGAACGACACGCTGCTGCACGTGGCGCAGGACGATCTGCCCTTCGGCGGCGTGGGCGCCAGCGGCATGGGCGCGTACCACGGCGAGGACGGCTTTCGCAGCTTCTCGCACTACCGGCCGGTGTTCGCGCAGTCGCGCCTGGCGGGCATCGGCCTGATGAAGCCGCCTTATGGCGCGGCCTTCGACAGGCTGATGCGGTGGATGGTGCGGTAG
- a CDS encoding alanine racemase → MKRRLLLAGIGAGAAALALRPGVSGAPHGAYFSALARALRRSDRATDATTPVLVIDRDRLHANLRQVLVLKAQGMPLRVVAKSLPSLPLLEQITREAGTTRQMVFNLPYLLRLAADMPSHDLLLGKPLPVGAAQAFYQQHVRGAFDPGRQLQWLVDTPARLAEYRQLARALGQPLRVNLEIDVGLHRGGFASAEALGAALGLLREEPLLQFSGMMGYDPHVSAIPDLPGARSRAEAHAKKVYTDYKAQALAALPPLQAQADALTWNAAGSPTFHLHDGRGAANEVSIGSAFVKPTEFDLPHLAGCEGACFIATPVLKSGAFELPMGVEWLGGLAKAWDRNQRHGVFLYGGQWRADPVSPEGLATSGLYGQSPNQQVLVGSGLQNLAPGDTVFLRPHKSEALLQQFGDIVVVAGGEVVEHWPVLQPMP, encoded by the coding sequence ATGAAGCGCCGCCTGCTGCTGGCTGGAATCGGCGCTGGCGCTGCCGCGCTGGCGCTGCGCCCCGGCGTGAGCGGCGCGCCACACGGGGCCTATTTCAGCGCCCTGGCGCGCGCCCTGCGTCGCTCCGACCGTGCCACCGACGCCACGACTCCCGTGCTGGTGATCGACCGCGACCGCCTGCACGCCAATCTGCGCCAGGTGCTGGTGCTGAAGGCGCAGGGCATGCCGCTGCGCGTGGTGGCCAAGTCGCTGCCTTCGCTGCCGCTGCTGGAGCAGATCACGCGCGAGGCCGGGACAACGCGGCAGATGGTCTTCAACCTGCCTTACCTGCTGCGCCTGGCCGCCGACATGCCCAGCCACGACCTGCTGCTGGGCAAGCCCCTGCCGGTGGGCGCGGCGCAGGCGTTCTACCAGCAGCATGTGCGCGGCGCGTTCGACCCGGGCCGCCAGCTGCAATGGCTGGTCGACACACCCGCGCGCCTGGCCGAATACCGCCAGCTGGCGCGCGCGCTGGGCCAGCCGCTGCGCGTCAACCTGGAGATCGACGTAGGCCTGCACCGGGGCGGCTTCGCCAGCGCCGAGGCCCTGGGCGCGGCCCTGGGGCTGCTGCGCGAGGAGCCGCTGCTGCAGTTCAGCGGCATGATGGGCTACGACCCGCACGTCAGCGCCATCCCCGACCTGCCCGGCGCGCGCAGCCGCGCCGAAGCGCACGCCAAAAAGGTCTACACGGACTACAAGGCGCAGGCCCTGGCCGCGCTGCCCCCGCTTCAGGCCCAGGCCGATGCGCTGACCTGGAATGCCGCCGGCTCCCCCACTTTCCACTTGCATGACGGCCGTGGCGCGGCCAATGAGGTCAGCATCGGCTCGGCCTTCGTCAAGCCCACCGAATTCGACCTGCCGCACCTGGCCGGGTGCGAGGGCGCCTGCTTCATCGCCACGCCCGTGCTCAAGAGCGGCGCCTTCGAGCTGCCCATGGGGGTCGAGTGGCTGGGCGGGCTCGCCAAGGCGTGGGACCGCAACCAGCGCCATGGCGTGTTCCTGTACGGCGGCCAGTGGCGTGCCGACCCGGTGTCGCCCGAGGGCCTGGCCACCAGCGGCCTGTACGGGCAGTCGCCCAACCAGCAGGTTCTGGTCGGCTCGGGCCTGCAGAACCTCGCGCCCGGCGACACGGTGTTCCTGCGCCCGCACAAGAGCGAGGCGCTGCTGCAGCAGTTCGGCGACATCGTCGTCGTCGCGGGCGGCGAGGTGGTCGAGCACTGGCCCGTGCTGCAGCCCATGCCCTGA
- a CDS encoding DUF2147 domain-containing protein — MRYPLTLAACLAAYVALPTHAATAKDAHGTWLSADQAAIIEFKECADAPGALCGQIVWDKDAGTPADACGVRIAKLKRWDGEAWRDGWVHDPRSKKNYKGVLRAQGAMLALRAYVGVEVLGETEEMTRTAAPAQPCAPR, encoded by the coding sequence ATGCGATATCCCCTCACCCTGGCGGCTTGCCTGGCCGCGTACGTGGCCCTGCCCACACACGCGGCCACCGCAAAGGACGCCCACGGCACCTGGCTCAGCGCCGACCAGGCCGCCATCATCGAATTCAAGGAATGCGCCGACGCGCCTGGCGCGCTGTGCGGCCAGATCGTCTGGGACAAGGACGCGGGCACGCCGGCCGACGCCTGCGGCGTGCGCATCGCCAAGCTCAAGCGCTGGGACGGCGAGGCCTGGCGCGACGGCTGGGTGCATGACCCGCGCAGCAAGAAGAACTACAAGGGCGTGCTGCGCGCCCAGGGCGCCATGCTGGCCCTGCGCGCCTACGTCGGCGTCGAGGTGCTGGGCGAGACCGAGGAAATGACCCGCACCGCCGCACCCGCCCAGCCCTGCGCGCCCCGCTGA